ATTAAGACGGATGTTTTTCGATCCGAAAAACACGACAGACAAAGTGTTCACAAAGCGCGGCTCTGCGGTGCTTACAAAAGCCGGCGACTGGCACTGTTTGCCTGAGTACAAAATATTCTTGAGGGTGAGAACTATTGCTAGTACTCTAGCCTGCTTGCGGGAGTTTATACGGCGCCAAGTACCAAGTCGTCGCCCCATTTTGCTCGCACGCAAATCAAGCTGATGACCACGGTTCGACACAGCGAAATACCGGTTAAACGCCTGCAAAGATAGCTATTAGCGCTCTTTCTGACTGTTGACCGTTCAATAAACGATATGGAAGATATGtatatactcggtaaaaaatgaaaagacaGCGCCACCACCGCCGCGATCGTTTCTGACCAGCGTTTTATTTTTCGTGTGTTTTAGCTGCGCGAGGAGATCGGTGATCTGCTGACTGCTTTGACCTTCGATTTGCAATACGACCTGAAAAAGAATGCGATCTGCGAGGTTTGTCCGATATTGAACGACTACGATGATGCCCGACAAAGAACCGTCCGGGCAGAGGTGCGTATGTAGTGAAATGTGCATCTGTACTACAAGCGTGACATATATTATAACTGAGACTGAGTATTGCAACGTACTAGAAACATGAGTTATGCACTATTTTTTTGTGTCTCAGGCTATTTTCCAGAAACACTGCAAAGATAAAGTCTGCGTCCCTGATCTGAGTGTCAGCGGTAGTGCTTCGTTCAGTGGGTGAGTATAAAGACACGTCACGAGAACGGGGTGTCACGCTCAAGGCATGCATACATGGTGTTACACGCTAGCGACACCATAGAcacacatacctgtcaactctcccgcattaggcgggagtctcaagattttggaccccttctacCGCTCTCctgcgttgagcaccaaatctcccgcttttaagcgatttttatcgcttccgaaaaattattctatagaaaatcctCATTTTGCCTCTTTTCTATTaagatatttgaaacaataattcccttgcgtagcaCAATTAATCTAACAacctcgtgagatctataagtgtaTTTGTTCGTGGAGCTTTCTATATGGAAAACGCCTGCAAGATttaacccacccctccccgcaaaaaaatgaatatacccgaCCCCTCCCCCGAAACatttctcaagccttgagattttcggaggttggcAGTTTTGGACACATGGCATGGCAGTCATGACAGATGACACACTCTGACCCGTCATCTCTCAGCAAatatgtgtttttgtgtttcAGTGGGTTCAAAGATCTTCGTATCGGCATCTCGCAACAGATGCTCGTCACCATAACCGTTGAGAACAAGGCGGAAGACTTCGCGTACCCCGGCAAAGTCCTCGTCACCTACCCGTCATTCCTGGGCTATGTCGGCGTAGCAGCCAAGCAGGTAATTCACGATGCTATGGGAAATGTttgcaaaaaatatatcagtGCTTGTCTTGTTGATGATGCTCTTGTTGGTTTGGTTCTCCGTCGACAGCGTTGTTAGTTTTGTTCGCATTACCGCCATCTTAcctatttgtatttattttgatatCATCATTAATCTTTTTCTCGCAAGGACGTGCAGTGCAAGCGTCTTATCACTTCTGACGACTTCGAGCAGGCCGTGTGTTTGGTCGGGATGCCGTTCCAGGGCAAGACAAAAGTGAGTTCATTCAGCAGTTTCTACGCTACATTATGGAGCATTATAGAGCTCTGTCTTAGCATTAAACAAATATCCCTCACCACGCCCTATCCCAAAAGGGTCCAAGGTCAGATTGGGGGACGTCTCCATTATCATATATTATCCCTATTATCATTAGGGATAAccggcgcgtacacaggggggtgcgtagggtgcgcgcgcaaccCCCATTGGCGGCCTaaagtgggtaatttcttataaaggaatcttcaaatgctatgctttttcccaatgatacctatgactgcgcacccccctcggccaatcctgggaacgagCCTGGATTACGAGTAGTGATCATACTTTTATATTAATAGCATGACGGACGACTCATGATTGCTAAACTTGCAATATATATGTTGCTATCCTAAGCATTATAAAGCACCGGTGTTGATCTGTTTATGTCCTCCGATAGAAAACGTTTGACATGCTGTTTGCTACCGCTGGAGTCAAAGGAAATATTAGCATGTTCAAAGTCGATTTAGAAGCAACGAGGTAAGAACATTAaagccattttttttcaaccttgATTGGTTTGTGGTTTCGATTGATTGATTGCTTTCCTGCAGTCCTGGGGCAGATGCCAATCCTTCCGATAACAAAGTGTCGTTGCAACTCGCCGTAAAGTTTGAAGCGGACCTCAGCATTTCTGGGTGAGTAAAGTTACTTTCGACACAAATTTCGAAACAAATTTTTTCACAAAAGCCATCGAAATGTGGAATTATCGAAATAAGGTGGTGTCtttctgtctttttgtctttctGTAATTGTTTTTCAAAGAACGTTTAGATgggtaaaaaaaggaaaatccCTTATAAGGAAATTACTTGACTGTAAGCTTTCTCGGTTCCAGTGCTTCTCTACCGGACGAATTAGTATTCTCTAGTAAAGGAAAGACTTCCGAGGAAGTGCGAACTGAGAGGGACATTGGTCCCCTTGTCCAGCAGACCATAATGGTAAGACGAATCTTCGTCGTTGACTTCTTCGCCGCCCTGGACTCAGggtttaactttttttttcgcacAGGTGAGAAACAACGGTCCCGGCGCGGTGGATGGGTCAGAGGTAACGGTCAGTCTGCCTTGGAAGAAGAGTGAAGAAGACTTGAGTTACTTACTGTATCTGCTGAGTGTCCAGGTGAGTACGGCCCTTCCACCGCTGATTTGGCATCTCATTTTGAGTCCCGATCTAGCTCTGTTGTTGGTGCATGCACGCGAAGACCTGTCAAACCAAACCTGTACTTCACTATCCAAGTTATTTGCGTTTGTAGGTTCATGGAAGTGCAGCTACATGTGACGTCAAGACCAACCCACTTAACATCAAGGTACCAGCATTGAATCTAAACCATCATCAtgaccactatcaccatcgtcatcatcatcactatcataacctcgatttctatcatcgtcatcactatcactacatcttaatcatttaaaaaaatcattattatAACCACTTTACGTCACTACTTGTTGCTGGTTTCTGCACCAGTTATGCAAGAGTAATTTCAGCTTTGGCGCTTTCTTTTCCGCCATCTTTTGCTCTCTCAGTTATGAATGAGCGCTATATAAATTACTGTAATCATTTTTCGTCTCTTACTTGGGTTTTACTTATAATTACACTCATATTTATATCAGATGAGTAACAACACAGATAAACCAGCTGTTCTCGAGTCGACATCACGAGTTGGCGCCAACAAAAGAACGAGGAAAGAAGTCAAGAAGGGCGACCAACTGGTGAGGATGGAGTACTTCTAGTATCGTACCAATTAACAGAGCATTGCTAAAAAGAAGAGGAAGAGTACTTTTAGTAGCGTTCATGTGGGATCATTCCTTTGTAATTTTGAGGTTATCCTTGTTAAAAGTTTGTTCAGTAACGTGAAGTGCCTGTTAAGGATAGAGTATTGTGCAACTGGTTGTCGACAAAAAGACAAGGGTTCTTCATAGTGTTGATAGTTTACGTTGCAATTGCTTGCAGTCGTGTGATAATGTCAAGTGCCTGCTGTTCACCTGTAGACTGGGAAAACTGGAGCAAGGAGAAGGCGCCGAAATCATAATGACGTCACGACTGTGGCAGGACACACTAGTCAAGGTACAACTGTCACGCAATAACACTAGCGTCACGCAATGGTACTTGTGTCACGCAATGACACTTCCGTCACGCAATGACACTCCTTTCACGCAACTAAACTACTGTCATGCAATGACTATACCGTTACGCAATTACACTACCGTCACGCAACTCAGTGAAACTAATGTCACGCAGTGAAACTGATCCAGCAACCGCTGTAATATATATGGTGTAAATAGCGATGTCTGACTGCGTTACGTTTGTAGGCCGGATTTGGCTCAGTAGAtctgatcaccaaggcggcgATTTCTCCGCCACCCTCCATCACCGAGCCACcgaacgacaacaacaaccaaGTACTGGTAAGTAACCGCCGCCacacaacaataacaacaacaataacatcaCCAAACAAACAATCTGCCATCCTGCCTCAACCACCGAGTCAAcgatgacaacaacaaaaacagcaacaacaagaaTCAATCCGTCATCACTGAGCCACCTAACGCAAAAGTAAACGATCAAGTATTGGACTCCATCATCCCatcacaataacaacaacaacaacaacaacaagaatcAATCCGTTATCACTGAGCCACCTAACGCAAAAATAAACGATCAAGTATTGGACTCCATCATCCCatcacaataacaacaacaacaacaacaacaacaatgaagACATTAACAATCTACCACCCTCAACCACCGACTCACCAACGACAAAAAtaacagcagcaacaataaTCAACCAACAACCAGGCCACCCAAACGACAGCTATAATAAAGTATTGGTTGGCCAAACTTCCACGCTCACCCATCgccgccaccaccacaacaacgataaaaacagcaacaaacaATCAATCAGCAAATGCCAAGCAATAAAACGACAACAAAAAGTCGGTGTCCTTATTCGTACCCACTACTAGACAATAATCCGCCATCCCTCGATCAAAGAGCCGGCCAAACGCCAATAATAACGAGATAACCAAGTTTTGGTACGATTTCTATTCAACTCCACTACAATCTCAAAATCAGCAACATCGAGAAGAACAGgagcaataacaacaataacgaCAACACCATCGGCAACAAGCTCTTGTGTATAGTTGTAATTGCCAGTTTGCTCTCTCGTAGCTTTCCATTCGTGCTAATCCCAAGGAGAGTCAGACGCCGTCTGAGCCAACACCCACGTGGATCATTATAGTGTCAGTCCTTGCCGGACTTATCCTGCTGGGTCTTTTAGTCTTTGGACTCTACAAGGTAACGTCTTTACATAATAGTGTCAGTTCTTGCTCGACTTATCCTGTTGGATCTTTTAGTCTTTGGACTCTACAAGGTAACGTCTCTAGAGCAAATCATAGTGTCAGTTCTTGCTCGACTTATCCTGCTGGGTCTTTTAGTCTTTGGACTCTACAAGGTAACGACTGTACATTATAGTGTCAGTTCTTGCCGGACTTATCCTGCTGAGTCTTTTAGTCTTTGGACTCTACAAGGTAGTGTCATACTGCATATGCTGCGGTGATGGTGGCGACCAAGCGCGGCCTTGTGGCTTTATTTTACCTGATAGATGAAATAGTAGAGTAGTGGCGAGGTGATCGTTAAAAGTGACAAATAATGACGCGTAATgatggtgggtgggtgggaagggggggggggggggtagcgTGGGTAATGCAAAAGCGCCTTATGTCACCTGGAAATACGGTTCGATCTACCAAATCGATCATGAGTGATGGTGTTGCAGGGGTGGCGGAGtggtcccataagtggttggtttaaaaaaaaaacgttactatatatatatatatatatatatatatatatatatatatatatatatatatatatataagaaaCATCCGCTCAATaaagtgggggaggggggcgctGCCCCCCCgctgcccctccccttccgccgCCCTTGTAATCCTGTAAAAAACTGACAAATACCGCTAGCTCGAGTTTCAATGAGTCTGCGTGCTTCCGGTATGTCTGCTATTACATTGGGAGAACTGTCTATGTGCTTCTTATATTTGATTTCTTTCATATCAGGCGGGGTTCTTCAAGCGGAAACGTCCTGAAGAAATGGCAAATGACGAAGAGAATACAACGAAATACGAGCCAGCGGCACAAGAACCCGAGGCTTAGAACGGCCTTGGACCTCGTGATTCTAGTTCTGCTTTACAAGAACCTAGGAAAACTGCACTTGCGAGGCCGAGATAACGGCGACAGTgctattttaaaacaattgaGTCTAATACAATGTAATAAAGATAGCTCGACCCAGAACATTATTATAAGCCTACAACACGACTTATGTTGGTGTGGTACTTGGAAAAAGGACTATTTGATAACAAGTCTGAAAGAATAAAGTATGGCTCGGATTAGGGAGAGGGTCCATGATGGTACCCGATCCCTCCCTTTTCTGAAATAGGACAATCACTTGAGAGGAGCTTGAACGTGATGAGAGGAGAGTGGAAATATGAAATTATCCCTTTAACAGAACTTGCACAGTTACAAAATTAACCAGCACAAGGAAAGTCTAAGACGATAAgattacattattttattatcaaaaCGGTATTTATTTTAATGTATTATAGACGGATGTAGATTCAAGCGTATAGTTCATTAGATAAATGCGATAAAAATGTAAATTAAATCAAACTTGTACATTATTAacaaatgattttattttgatttattcgtaattgttttttctttttgcataaaaataaaaataattaatgagAGTAAAATAGGTGCGCCTGAAATTCGTAAATTTATTCCCAAATTGAGTTAGCTTCGCCTGTCAAAGCAAAGGAAGTAGATTTTCGACGCTGTTGCAGAGATGCAAAGATTCACTTGTGCTGACGGCGCAGTGGAAACTCTCGTTCTGCAAGAGTAGGTGAAAATAAATGAGATTCCTAAATGGTATATTGCGACTAatgtcatttatttattttgttagcATGGTTGTCGTCTGCTGGTGTGTCACGCTTTTGGCTATATGTCACGCCACTCGCTTTGTGTCACGCCACTCAATCTGTTCCCTCATattcgttttatttttctgtttccTCACTCATCTACACAAAAATATAGTTACGAAATTTTTCGGGGTAGCTGTCTGCCGCTTTGTTTCTTTCGTTTCGTCATTGGCGAGTTATAATTTCCCGTTCCGTAAAAAAGCTCACCCAATAAATGTAATTTTTCGTTCGGGGGAAAATTTCCACCATATCAGAAGAAATTGTACCAGGGATGTGAAAACTCTGCTTTGCTTGGTTTGGCTTGGTTATTAATGCCCTCTCGAGACCAGTTACCTGCTAAGGTGAAGCACATGTCCCACTCACTCCGACTGATCCCTTGCTTCCGGTTCAAGTCACAtgaccacaggaaacccgcgGCACAGGGTTCGTATATCATCATAGCTAGTATGTTGTCGATCTCAGCCCCTTCGAGAGCATTGTCCTTATCGAGGTCATTTCTGTCGAATTCCCACTGACAATAAATTTGTTAATACATTAAATTACCACTGCCAAAACATCGccattcgtttttttttttaatcagtaATACCACATAACTAGCTACCATATTCTTGCCTCAATTTTTTTGTTGAGCTATAAATGGAAATTAGAACAAACTTTGTCTCATGCTTTTATATTGCGCGAAAAATAGACTAGTTAGCTAGTTTTTCTCGGGATTATTTATTTCCTACGAGCGCTGTGCTTCTCATAGACCTTTGTCGGCGCGTGATGAAATGAGTTTCTAACCTTGGCAATAGCTACTTTTTGTCGCATGGTCATGTCGTGGATGCGTCTTGTTAGCGTGTAGTTCTGGTCTTTTGTCTGCTCCTTGGCGACGTGGGCCCATTCCAAGTAGCGGTCTCGGAATTGGGACATGTGGTCTATACCCGGACAAACAAGTGTCCGCGCATCTGGCTCGGGATCAGATCCTATGAAATAGCGCAAAGAGAAACAATGCGGGATTATTGCATGATAGGCGCTGCACTATTCGCCTGGCGCGCAGaagaatttaaaaaagtgATAATGGTTCTTATACATCTGTGATTAGACCAGTTGTTGTTTGCTCCTCAAGGTGTCACGCCACACGCTTTGTGTCACGCCACTCCGCTCTGTTCCCTCTTTGCTCTTTCACGCTACCTACCACTTGTCTTGTTCACACATGGCCACTTCCTATTCTTGGCGCTGGCGATGTCACGCCTTTTGCTATATGTCACGCCATTCACTTTGTGTCACGCCAAGCGCTCTGTTCCCTCCTTACTCACGTCCACGCTACCCATCATTTGTCTTTTTTACTAATTTTTGGCTATATGTCACGCCATTCGCTTTGTGTCACGCAACACCATTCACCTCCTGTCTTGTTCACACATGCCCCCTTCTTATACTTGACCCGGATGTGTCACGCTTTTGGCTAAATGTCACGTTTCTCGGTTTGTGTCACGCAACACCATTCACCTCCTGTCTTGTTCACACATGCCCCCTTCTTATACTTGACCCGGATGTGTCACGCTTTTGGCTAAATGTCACGTTTCTCGGTTTGTGTCACGCCACACAAATCACCTCCTGTCTTGTTCACACATGGCTCCTTTTTCTTGACCCCGAGGTGTCACGCTTTTGGCTTAATGTCACGTTTCTCGGTTTGTGTCACGCCACACCACTCACGTCCTGTCTTGTTCACACATGGCCCCTTCTTATTCTTGACCCGGATGTGTCACACTTCTGGCTAAATGTCACGTTTCTCGCTTTTTGTCACGCCACACCACTCACCTCCTGTCTTGTTTACACATGGCCCCTTATTCTTGACCCCGATGTTGACGCCCTCGATACATGCGAACATGTGCAGTTCACATTTATTGGGGAATTGGATTCCATACACAGAGCAGACCGGCTCGTAAGTGTTCGGACATGAAACTGGACACTCGCAGTAGGTAAAGCCTGAACTGTCCGCCCGGCACATCTCCCCCCACATGCAGACACGCTTACTGCAGGGGTCCTCTGATGTAAGATGGACTGACATTAATGACATGGTAGGCTAAAAAAATGCAGACTCACTTAGTAGACTTATAACAGGAGGCCAAATGCATACAATTACTGTAGGGTTTTTCTGATGTGAGATGGATTTACATTAATGACATGGTATAAAGCTGGGAAAATGCAGACACGTCTAGTACAGGTACTACTGCTAGAAACTTAATCAACGACACAGTAGGTAAGGCAAAAGGCGTTAAAGCCTACAGCAGGGGTCTTGTGATGTTGAGAAACATTTTAACGACGTAGTAGGCTAGACCAAATGTATACAAGCTTACTGCATAGGTTTTCTGACGATGAGAAACAATTAAACGGTAGGCTAGCCTTACTATAGGAGCGATTCACCAATCAAGCATCAAACTCTTTCAAAAGACTAGCGTGACTTCTC
The sequence above is a segment of the Nematostella vectensis chromosome 2, jaNemVect1.1, whole genome shotgun sequence genome. Coding sequences within it:
- the LOC5521652 gene encoding SPARC, producing the protein MVSPLVLVPIIACLILGTLTIPSKAEENAEDPCSKRVCMWGEMCRADSSGFTYCECPVSCPNTYEPVCSVYGIQFPNKCELHMFACIEGVNIGVKNKGPCVNKTGGSDPEPDARTLVCPGIDHMSQFRDRYLEWAHVAKEQTKDQNYTLTRRIHDMTMRQKVAIAKWEFDRNDLDKDNALEGAEIDNILAMMIYEPCAAGFLWSCDLNRKQGISRSEWDMCFTLAEREFPLRRQHK